DNA sequence from the Bdellovibrionota bacterium genome:
CGTTGAGGTAGGCGTAAGCGCTGCATGCACTAATGCCGCACCGATGCCGCAAAGGAGATAGAAGACGAGAAAGCGCCCCCGGCCCAGGGCGCACTCGATGTTGTCTCCAAAAATCCAAAGAAACCACATATTCATCAGGAGATGCATCAAACCACCGTGCATAAACATGCTCGTCCCGACGGTCAGCCAAGGCGCAATCATCGGTCGGGGTCCGAGAAGAGGTGCCGATCCGGTGAGCGCCGACGGAACAAGGCCGAGCTGAAAGACGTATCTCTCGAATCCTCGCGGACCGAAATAAGCTTGATACGCAAAGACGGCGATGTTCGCTGTAATGATCAATATCGTGGCGATGGGTACGTACGACGTCGCGTTTTCGTCCCGAAGGGGGATCACGGAGTTTCCGTGGCGGGCAGGACCGTAAGTTCCACGCGCCGGTTCATCATCCGACTTCTTCGATTGATGTTCGGCACAATCGGCTTGGTACTTCCGAAACCGACCGCCTTCATTCGACGATCCTCCACACCTAACTTCTCCAAATAGTCCTTGATGGCTTCCGCTCGGTTCTTGGACAACCGAAGGTCGGAAGCACTGTCTTCCGTTCCGTCGACATGCGCGGCAATCCGGACGTTCGTAGGCGCTTCGGGCGACTTCAAAGCCGCGCCGACGTCTCGAAGAATCGACACAGCCTCCTTGCTGAGCTGCTCCGAGCGCTCGGAGAACGCTTCCGCTTTAATCAAGAGGCCGTTTGGAGCCGTGAGTTCTTTTAGAATCCGTTTCTGATTCTCGGTGAGCGAAGGCACGGGAGTTGGAGTGGGCGCAACCGCAAGAGGTTTCGGTTCCGGCTTCGCCCAACAGTCCGGCTTTCCGAACTCGCTCCGGTCACTATGCTGGGAGAGGAGGGACTTAACCATCATGTCCGAATGTTGTCCGAGCCGAGCGACGAAGTGGTCGCCCGGCGTGACCTCCTTGGCCCCGTAAACCCAACGGATTTCGCCTGTCTTTGCATCCAAGTAATAGGAATCGATATTCATTTGGAGTTCATCCTTGTCCGCTTTCGTTCCGCGCCAAATGGGAATTCGCGACAGGGCGCCAAAAATTACACCGTCCACTTTCAATTTCCTCCCGATCTCCGCGGCCCAATACGGGTCAATCGTCGGAGGAAGCGGCTCCCCCGCCGTACGAAACAATTGATCCACATCCCGAGGACCCACGATACCTCGCGCACCGTTTCGGTAAAGATCGAGTGCGATGAACTCCGAAAGCAATTCATTGGTCGTGGCTGCGTCATAGCGCACTTCAAACGGCAGAACGGCGATGCAGAGATCCTCCTTCGGCATCGATCCGATGTGGAGGTCCTTTTCTGCGCAACTTGCCAGAGCCATAAGAGCAGCGACCGAAGTCCCGGCTAAGGTCTTCTTAAAAACACTCCCGCTTCGCAAGGGGAACAATAGACTCACGACATTACGGCCGAACCGAAAGATTT
Encoded proteins:
- a CDS encoding rhomboid family intramembrane serine protease, with product MIPLRDENATSYVPIATILIITANIAVFAYQAYFGPRGFERYVFQLGLVPSALTGSAPLLGPRPMIAPWLTVGTSMFMHGGLMHLLMNMWFLWIFGDNIECALGRGRFLVFYLLCGIGAALVHAALTPTST
- a CDS encoding OmpA family protein, whose protein sequence is MSLLFPLRSGSVFKKTLAGTSVAALMALASCAEKDLHIGSMPKEDLCIAVLPFEVRYDAATTNELLSEFIALDLYRNGARGIVGPRDVDQLFRTAGEPLPPTIDPYWAAEIGRKLKVDGVIFGALSRIPIWRGTKADKDELQMNIDSYYLDAKTGEIRWVYGAKEVTPGDHFVARLGQHSDMMVKSLLSQHSDRSEFGKPDCWAKPEPKPLAVAPTPTPVPSLTENQKRILKELTAPNGLLIKAEAFSERSEQLSKEAVSILRDVGAALKSPEAPTNVRIAAHVDGTEDSASDLRLSKNRAEAIKDYLEKLGVEDRRMKAVGFGSTKPIVPNINRRSRMMNRRVELTVLPATETP